Proteins encoded in a region of the Anguilla anguilla isolate fAngAng1 chromosome 10, fAngAng1.pri, whole genome shotgun sequence genome:
- the specc1la gene encoding cytospin-A isoform X4, with translation MKKASRPVAGKTQGAERGKTEGGVTGTAGKTSAKTSTTASLPKVKSNDDLLAAMAGGAPTSNSTVTKGKKSSSAHQASAMTTSSNSDGKAKTSSGSSAKRGVSLTSKEASSSRDRLRNSRTAAGKKVSTTGPGLADAAQPKRSRSRALAESDARMSKSKSDGQISDKVALEAKVKDLLGLAKSKDVEILHLRSELRDMRAQLGLGGEDDTPEDDKPQEKEPTAISAADVESTLLLLQDQNHSIREELNLLKNENRMLKDRLNALGFSLEQRLDGSDKMFCYQSPSPDPAMGNGSGGGVGGGASSAEGSAPGSMEDLLAEHQRSSSVDNLDSESSEVYQPVTSSDDALDAPSGSSSSSESEGAPPSRDRSRKGSSGNTSEVSVACLTERIHQMEENQHSTAEELQATLQELADLQQITQELNGENERLGEEKAILMDSLCQQSDKLEHYGRQIEYFRSLLDEHHVAYVIDEDIKSGRYMELEQRYVDLADNARFEREQLLGVQQHLSNTLKMAEQDNKEAQEIICALKERNHHMDRIVDSERQDKAAMGAALEEYKAAVNGEQAELSRCRAQLEQERQKVAELYSIHNSGDKNDIRELLESVRLDKEQAEGRAAKLQEELGHTRNEAARLQDTLDKLDAEYRDFREDVQKQISEQKRMIDKQQVELEEKETEIGDMKETIFELEDEVEQHRAVKLHDNLIISDLENSVKKLQDQKHDMEREIKILHRRLREESAEWRQFQADLQTAVVIANDIKSEAQEEIGDLRRRLQEALEKNEKLGKELDEVKNRKQDEERGRVYNYMNAVERDLAALRQGMGLSRRSSTSSEPSPTVKTLIKSFDSASQGSVPSAPPAAAATTPATALPRTPLSPSPLKTPPAAAVSPIQRHSISGPISTPKSLSSLSDKRPSYTEINMPEHLLRGSPGSRPGSALQRVSNMDASKAISVSRRSSEEVKRDISASEGSGSASLMAMGSASPQLSLSSSSPTASVTPTARSRLREERKDPLSALAREYGGSKRNALLKWCQKKTEGYQNIDITNFSSSWNDGLAFCAVLHTYLPAHIPYQELNSQDKRRNFTLAFQAAESVGIKSTLDINEMVRTERPDWQSVMTYVTAIYKYFET, from the exons ATGAAGAAAGCAAGCAGGCCGGTGGCCGGTAAGACCCAGGGCGCAGAGCGGGGGAAGACAGAGGGCGGAGTCACAGGCACGGCTGGCAAGACATCTGCTAAAACCTCCACCACAGCATCCCTGCCCAAG GTAAAAAGCAATGATGATCTGCTAGCAGCGATGGCAGGAGGCGCTCCGACCagcaacagcacagtcaccaaGGGCAAGAAGAGCAGTTCTGCCCACCAGGCCTCGGCGATGACCACAAGCTCGAACTCAGACGGCAAGGCCAAGACCAGCTCGG GTTCCTCAGCCAAACGCGGGGTGTCCCTGACATCCAAGGAAGCTAGCTCCTCTAGGGACCGCCTGCGGAACTCCAGAACAGCGGCTGGCAAGAAGGTCTCGACGACGGGGCCGGGGCTGGCCGACGCCGCTCAGCCCAAACGCTCCCGCAGCCGGGCTCTGGCCGAGTCCGATGCCCGCATGAGCAAGTCCAAGTCGGACGGGCAGATCAGCGACAAGGTGGCCCTGGAGGCCAAGGTGAAGGACCTGCTGGGCCTGGCCAAGAGCAAGGACGTGGAGATCCTGCACCTGCGCAGCGAGCTGCGGGACATGCGGGCGCAGCTGGGCCTCGGGGGCGAGGACGACACCCCCGAGGACGACAAGCCCCAGGAGAAGGAGCCCACCGCCATCAGCGCCGCCGACGTGGAGTCcaccctgctcctcctgcaggaccAGAACCACAGCATCCGCGAGGAGCTCAACCTGCTGAAGAACGAGAACCGCATGCTGAAGGACCGGCTCAACGCCCTGGGCTTCTCCCTGGAGCAGCGGCTGGACGGTTCCGACAAGATGTTCTGCTACCAGTCCCCGAGCCCCGACCCGGCGATGGGCAACGGCAGCGGAGGCGGGgtcgggggcggagcctcctcCGCGGAGGGCTCGGCCCCGGGCTCCATGGAGGACCTGCTGGCGGAGCACCAGCGCAGCAGCTCGGTGGACAACCTGGACAGCGAGTCCAGCGAGGTCTACCAGCCCGTCACCTCCAGCGACGACGCCCTGGACGCCCCCTCGGgctcgtcctcgtcctcggAGTCGGAAGGCGCCCCGCCCAGCCGGGACCGCTCCCGCAAGGGCAGCAGCGGCAACACCAGCGAGGTGTCGGTGGCCTGCCTGACCGAGCGCATCCACCAGATGGAGGAGAACCAGCACAGCACGGCCGAGGAGCTGCAGGCCACCCTGCAGGAGCTGGCCGACCTGCAGCAGATCACCCAGGAGCTGAACGGCGAGAACGAGCGCCTGGGCGAGGAGAAGGCCATCCTCATGGACTCGCTGTGCCAGCAGAGCGACAAGCTGGAGCACTACGGGCGGCAGATCGAGTACTTCCGCTCGCTGCTGGACGAGCACCACGTGGCCTACGTCATCGACGAGGACATCAAGAGCGGGCGCTACATGGAGCTGGAGCAGCGCTACGTGGACCTGGCGGATAACGCCCGCTTCGAGCGCGAGCAGCTCCTGGGCGTGCAGCAGCACCTCAGCAACACGCTCAAGATGGCCGAGCAGGACAACAAGGAGGCACAGGAGATCATCTGCGCTCTGAAG GAGCGCAACCATCACATGGACCGCATCGTGGACTCGGAGCGGCAGGACAAGGCGGCCATGGGGGCGGCGCTGGAGGAGTACAAGGCGGCGGTGAACGGCGAGCAGGCCGAGCTCAGCCGCTGCCGCgcccagctggagcaggagcggcAGAAGGTGGCCGAGCTCTACTCCATACACAACTCGGGCGACAAGAACGACATCCGCGAGCTGCTGGAGAGCGTGCGGCTGGACaaggagcaggccgagggccggGCGGCcaagctgcaggaggagctgggccACACCCGCAACGAGGCCGCGCGGCTGCAGGACACGCTCGACAAG CTCGATGCAGAGTACCGGGACTTTCGAGAGGACGTGCAGAAGCAGATCTCCGAACAGAAGCGCATGATCGACAAGCagcaggtggagctggaggagaaggagaccGAGATCGGAGACATGAAGGAGACCATCTTTGAGCTGGAGGACGAGGTGGAACAGCACCGCGCCGTCAAGCTCCACGACAACCTCATCATCTCTGACCTGGAGA ACTCTGTAAAAAAGCTACAGGACCAAAAACATGACATGGAGCGGGAGATTAAGATTCTTCATCGTAGACTGCGG GAGGAGTCGGCCGAGTGGCGGCAGTTCCAGGCCGACCTGCAGACGGCCGTGGTCATCGCCAACGACATCAAATCCGAGGCGCAGGAGGAGATCGGGGACCTGCGCCGGCGTCTGCAGGAGGCCCTGGAGAAGAACGAGAAGCTCGGCAAGGAGCTGGACGAGGTCAAAAACCGCAA GCAGGATGAGGAGCGGGGCCGGGTGTATAACTACATGAACGCGGTGGAGAGGGACCTGGCCGCCCTCCGGCAGGGCATGGGGCTCAGCCGccgctcctccacctcctccgaGCCCTCGCCCACCGTCAAGACCCTCATCAAGTCCTTTGACAGCGCATCACAAG GTTCCGTCCCGAGCGCCCCGCCCGCTGCCGCCGCCACCACCCCTGCCACCGCGCTGCCCCGGACGCCCCTGAGCCCCAGCCCCCTGAAgaccccgcccgccgccgccgtctcGCCCATACAG CGGCACTCTATCAGCGGACCCATTTCAACCCCCAAaagcctctcctctctcagcgACAAGAGGCCCAGCTACACTGAAATCAACATGCCAG AGCACCTCCTGCGGGGGTCGCCTGGGAGCCGGCCTGGCTCTGCGCTGCAGAGGGTCTCCAACATGGACGCCTCCAAGGCCATCtcag TGTCCCGCAGGAGCAGCGAGGAGGTGAAGCGGGACATCTCCGCCTCGGAGGGCAGCGGCTCCGCCTCGCTCATGGCCATGGGCTCCGCCTCGCCCCAGCtgtccctgtcctcctcctcccccacggCGTCCGTCACCCCCACCGCACGCAGCCGGCTCCG GGAGGAGCGGAAGGACCCTCTGTCAGCACTGGCCCGGGAATACGGGGGTTCCAAGAGGAACGCACTGCTCAAATGGTGCCAGAAGAAGACGGAGGGGTACCAG